GGGTGTCGGATAACCGATATCACCGCTAACGGGGTAACCGGTATACGCTGCCATTTTTTCTGCCAATGCTTTGGCCGGACCATCGTAGTTCACAACCTCGAGTGGGGCATGGATGGAAATGATACGCTGGGGTTTGTATTGGTCAAGCAGTGCCATCATCAGGCGCGTCTCCGGCTCTGATGCCGGCGCAGTGCCTGGGCTATACCGAGGCCCGCGTGATGATTCAGCTGTCCAGTTTTCAGTCGGGAAATTACGGTTAATGTCCACATCATTGGCATTGAGACGTTGCTGGTTTACCAGGCCATCCGGACTCAGCACCGGGATAGCCACCACCCGTACGTCATCCAATTGCACCTGGTTCTCGTGGAGGTATTCGGCAAAGCGCAAGGCCAACTCGACACCACGTATTTCATCACCATGAAACCCGCCGATGATCATCACCGTGCGTTCTCCTTGTCCAA
This Bacteroidota bacterium DNA region includes the following protein-coding sequences:
- a CDS encoding M14 family murein peptide amidase A, whose translation is MQNLHEGAGLYQSVIESPIAWETAGQSVQGRDIYVKTFGQGERTVMIIGGFHGDEIRGVELALRFAEYLHENQVQLDDVRVVAIPVLSPDGLVNQQRLNANDVDINRNFPTENWTAESSRGPRYSPGTAPASEPETRLMMALLDQYKPQRIISIHAPLEVVNYDGPAKALAEKMAAYTGYPVSGDIGYPTPGSFGNYAGVENQIPTITLELPAGPFEPMWVPNRNALLSAMKF